The following proteins are co-located in the Ignavibacteria bacterium genome:
- the rsmH gene encoding 16S rRNA (cytosine(1402)-N(4))-methyltransferase RsmH, whose translation MENDSFHRPVLLKETLTYLITKKDGVYFDGTLGGGGYSKAVLDNIDQSGTVIATDLDINAINFCKKKFENEKRIIIVNDSYKNVNTVLRDLGVGKISGAVLDLGVSSFQLDSRDSGFSYRIDSKFDLRFNKNIGQSASEILNEFSQKELEEIVKNFGEEKNYKKIVRAIVEKRNQSPIKTTKQVVELISNLVAVNKVNETLSRVFQAFRIFVNSELDNLKSFLSDVIDVIESKGRIVIVSYHSLEDRIVKDFFNYEALSCVCPREIPVCICDKKARIKKLHKKVVFPSEDEIRINSRARSAKLRAVEVL comes from the coding sequence ATGGAAAATGATTCTTTCCATCGACCGGTATTATTAAAAGAAACGCTGACATACTTGATAACAAAAAAAGACGGAGTCTACTTTGATGGTACTCTCGGCGGCGGCGGTTATTCAAAAGCCGTGCTCGACAATATTGATCAAAGCGGAACAGTGATTGCAACTGATCTTGATATCAATGCAATTAATTTTTGTAAGAAAAAATTTGAGAATGAAAAGCGAATTATTATCGTGAACGATAGTTATAAAAATGTAAATACAGTTTTAAGAGACTTGGGCGTCGGGAAGATTTCCGGTGCAGTTTTGGATTTAGGCGTTTCCTCATTTCAGCTTGATAGCCGAGATTCGGGGTTCAGCTATCGCATCGATTCCAAGTTTGATTTACGGTTCAACAAAAACATTGGACAAAGTGCCTCTGAGATATTGAACGAATTCAGCCAAAAAGAATTGGAAGAAATAGTCAAAAATTTCGGCGAAGAAAAAAATTATAAGAAAATAGTCAGAGCCATTGTAGAAAAACGGAATCAGAGTCCGATAAAAACAACAAAACAGGTTGTCGAGTTGATCTCAAACTTAGTTGCTGTTAATAAAGTGAATGAGACACTCTCAAGAGTTTTTCAAGCATTCAGGATTTTTGTTAATTCCGAATTAGACAATTTGAAGTCATTTCTTTCGGATGTGATTGATGTCATAGAGTCAAAAGGAAGAATTGTAATTGTATCATATCATTCACTCGAAGACAGAATTGTAAAAGATTTTTTTAACTACGAAGCACTCAGTTGTGTCTGCCCAAGAGAAATACCAGTCTGCATCTGCGATAAAAAAGCACGAATAAAAAAATTGCACAAAAAAGTAGTCTTTCCATCAGAAGATGAAATTCGAATTAATTCGCGTGCACGTAGTGCAAAACTAAGAGCGGTAGAAGTTTTATGA
- the mraZ gene encoding division/cell wall cluster transcriptional repressor MraZ: MMFTGRFTYSIDSKKRLSIPAELRKQLKPEAEGTFVFIPGVESYVNLYPKDEWLKFSQVFAKLSEFDPRQSYFKRKMLESVAEKKLDGQFRISIPQIFLDKAKIENEVLMVGQWERIELWNPKLYEELDSRYSESFADIAKSVMHGK; encoded by the coding sequence ATTATGTTTACGGGAAGATTTACATACTCAATAGATAGTAAGAAACGGCTTAGTATCCCTGCCGAATTAAGAAAGCAGCTCAAGCCCGAAGCTGAAGGGACTTTCGTTTTTATCCCCGGAGTAGAGAGCTACGTCAATCTTTATCCCAAGGATGAATGGTTGAAGTTTAGTCAGGTGTTTGCGAAACTATCGGAGTTTGATCCCCGCCAAAGTTACTTCAAGCGAAAGATGCTTGAAAGCGTTGCAGAAAAAAAATTAGATGGACAATTTAGAATAAGCATTCCTCAGATATTTCTTGATAAAGCTAAGATTGAAAATGAAGTGTTAATGGTCGGTCAATGGGAGAGAATCGAACTATGGAATCCAAAATTGTATGAGGAATTAGATTCAAGGTATTCTGAGTCATTCGCCGATATTGCTAAAAGCGTTATGCATGGAAAATGA